In a genomic window of Helianthus annuus cultivar XRQ/B chromosome 10, HanXRQr2.0-SUNRISE, whole genome shotgun sequence:
- the LOC110884125 gene encoding uncharacterized protein LOC110884125, protein MTNLAKLEFMALDITGKNYLSWVLDAEIHLNANNLGETIKEGNKANTQDKAKAMIFLRHHIHEALKSEYLTIKDPLVLWTNLKERYDHQKTVILPRARYEWINLRLQDFKSISEYNSAMFRITSQLILCGENITDKEMLEKTFLTFHPSNVILQQQYRERGFTKYSELISCLLVAEQNNELLMKNHETRPVGATPIPEANVATYNGQSESYGRGRGYHRGRGRGHGRGRGQGRGRGRGNYHSVQFKNKGTHQKWHNNEHKSNEEKNKKKVGSSSNACYRCGSNNHWSKTCRTAKHLVELYQQSIKDKAKEIETNFTYEVANVDKDHNDATNLDYDDFLIEPTNLDSGDIVADTTQLDACNFPYI, encoded by the coding sequence ATGACAAATCTTGCAAAACTTGAGTTCATGGCTTTAGATATTACTGGGAAAAACTATCTGTCATGGGTATTGGATGCTGAAATACATTTGAATGCCAATAATCTGGGTGAAACAATTAAAGAAGGAAATAAAGCAAACACCCAAGATAAGGCAAAAGCCATGATCTTTTTACGCCATCATATTCATGAGGCTTTGAAAAGTGAGTATCTCACTATCAAGGATCCACTTGTCCTTTGGACCAACCTGAAAGAAAGGTATGACCACCAGAAAACGGTAATATTACCAAGAGCTCGTTACGAGTGGATTAATTTAAGATTGCAAGACTTTAAGTCTATAAGCGAGTACAACTCGGCAATGTTTAGAATCACATCACAATTGATTCTATGTGGTGAAAATATTACTGATAAGGAAATGTTGGAAAAAACATTTTTAACCTTTCACCCCTCAAATGTGATACTACAACAACAATATCGTGAAAGGGGTTTCACCAAATATAGTGAGTTAATATCATGTTTGCTTGTGGCCGAGCAAAACAATGAGCTCTTAATGAAAAATCATGAGACTCGTCCGGTTGGAGCAACCCCAATCCCTGAAGCTAATGTGGCAACATATAATGGCCAAAGTGAAAGTTATGGACGTGGTCGAGGTTATCAtcgtggtcgtggtcgtggtcATGGCCGTGGTCGTGGTCAAGGTCGTGGACGTGGCCGAGGAAATTATCATAGTGTTCAGTTTAAAAACaaagggacccaccaaaagtGGCATAATAATGAACATAAATCCAatgaagaaaaaaataaaaagaaggtGGGATCTTCATCGAATGCATGTTATCGATGTGGAAGTAACAATCATTGGTCGAAGACTTGTCGTACGGCCAAACACTTGGTGGAACTTTATCAACAATCCATCAAAGACAAAGCAAAAGAAATAGAGACAAATTTTACATATGAGGTTGCAAATGTTGATAAAGACCATAATGATGCAACTAATTTGGATTATGATGATTTCCTTATTGAGCCAACTAACTTGGATTCTGGTGATATTGTGGCTGATACAACCCAGTTGGATGCTTGCAATTTTCCTTACATATGA
- the LOC110884126 gene encoding uncharacterized protein LOC110884126, protein MAIDREAMKEGGGISEMEFKDLELPADSIDASVMFHLVMDVLGFVLFMHQQIPSILQDLSLEFDDMNTEYKDLEVAIANSEMKASQRRIQMGRKRQVKHVIRRLEKLMKTVADTQTALQLVFSDIPHVEAVILVLGASPVRPRRVYEFCFSHGKDVSDACDFTKTRVAEAFSKKVIRTLVAKGAGSESYAGPSKLFLLVKAPSSFNMPLHFLPKRDFRCNKKIVPMRLRIKCRNQDRAVHSLNCDPQPANPSNMLDSTSNEYIWFQCRHVIKGLAWKSSAEE, encoded by the exons ATGGCGATTGATCGAGAAGCCATGAAGGAAGGAGGAGGAATATCAGAAATGGAGTTCAAAGACCTCGAGCTTCCCGCCGACTCTATAGATGCATCTGTCATGTTTCATCTCGTAATGGACGTTCTAGGGTTTGTTCTTTTTATGCACCAGCAAATCCCTTC GATCTTGCAAGATCTCAGTCTTGAGTTTGATGATATGAATACAGAGTATAAAGATTTG GAAGTAGCTATTGCAAATAGTGAAATGAAGGCGTCTCAACGTAGAATTCAAATGGGAAGAAAGAGACAAGTGAAACATGTCATAAGAAGACTTGAAAAGCTGATGAAAACTGTTGCTGATACCCAAACTGCCCTCCAACTGGTCTTCAGTGACATTCCACATGTCGAGGCAGTCATTTTGGTTCTTGGAGCTAGTCCCGTTCGGCCTAGACGCGTTTATGAGTTTTGCTTTTCACACGGAAAAGATGTTTCCGACGCTTGTGATTTCACTAAAACAAGAGTAGCAGAAGCGTTTTCGAAAAAG GTCATCAGGACACTGGTAGCCAAAGGCGCTGGATCTGAATCTTATGCAG GCCCTTCAAAGTTGTTCTTGTTGGTTAAAGCTCCTTCTTCTTTCAATATGCCTCTGCATTTTCTTCCCAAGCGTGATTTTAGATGCAACAAAAAG ATAGTGCCTATGAGATTAAGAATCAAGTGTAGAAACCAAGATCGAGCGGTTCATTCTCTAAATTGTGACCCTCAACCTGCGAACCCAAGCAACATGTTGGATTCTACTTCAAATGAATACATCTG GTTTCAGTGCCGGCATGTTATCAAGGGTTTGGCTTGGAAGTCTTCAGCCGAAGAGTGA
- the LOC110880722 gene encoding uncharacterized protein LOC110880722, which produces MSVDVMYTKVWRGRRKAIERIYGTWESNFQELPKYVLRLQSRNPGTVVSWFHHPHSAPGHPTFKYVFWAFGPSIRAFHLCQPVISVDGTHLKGGYRGKLLVAVTKNANNYIMPVAYALVDEETVHSWCWFFQNLREYVTKDCNSRICVLSDRHARIINAMENLLDWREPNAYHRYCLRHVRSNFSGGFKTKSLRKLCWMIGSTSQRRKYVWAVREMQMLNRGAWNYLNDIDKSKWTIVYDRGNRRWGNLTTNISEFMNNVLRGARLLPVKALIHYTFTKDVSEYARHAQMAQSCNTPLPPRIWSRFNKLHSVAMQHEVSVYDVREGRYAIVSREETNDDGGNEYTVEYRRHRCSCGKWKMLRFPCSHAIAV; this is translated from the coding sequence ATGTCTGTCGATGTTATGTATACGAAGGTGTGGCGTGGACGAAGAAAGGCAATTGAGAGGATATATGGAACCTGGGAAAGCAACTTTCAGGAGCTGCCAAAGTACGTGTTACGCCTTCAGTCTCGAAACCCTGGTACGGTGGTTTCATGGTTTCATCACCCGCACTCGGCTCCAGGACATCCAACATTCAAATATGTTTTTTGGGCATTTGGTCCTTCTATTCGCGCGTTTCATCTTTGCCAGCCTGTCATCTCTGTGGACGGCACACACTTGAAAGGAGGGTACCGTGGTAAGTTGTTGGTTGCGGTAACCAAAAACGCCAACAACTACATAATGCCAGTTGCGTACGCTCTAGTTGACGAAGAGACGGTTCATAGTTGGTGTTGGTTTTTCCAAAATTTGAGAGAATACGTCACCAAAGACTGTAACAGTAGAATTTGTGTTCTATCAGACCGTCATGCCAGGATAATTAATGCGATGGAGAACCTTCTGGATTGGAGGGAACCAAACGCCTACCACCGTTATTGTCTTCGGCATGTCAGAAGCAATTTTAGTGGTGGGTTCAAGACCAAATCTCTTAGGAAGCTGTGTTGGATGATCGGGAGCACAAGTCAACGAAGAAAGTATGTTTGGGCTGTGAGGGAAATGCAGATGTTAAATCGGGGTGCTTGGAACTACCTGAACGACATCGACAAAAGCAAGTGGACTATTGTTTATGACCGCGGAAACCGTCGTTGGGGTAACCTTACGACGAACATATCCGAGTTTATGAATAATGTCTTACGGGGAGCAAGACTCCTGCCAGTAAAAGCCTTGATTCATTATACATTCACCAAGGACGTATCAGAGTATGCTCGCCACGCGCAGATGGCCCAAAGCTGCAATACCCCTCTACCCCCTCGAATTTGGTCCAGGTTTAACAAGTTGCATTCCGTAGCCATGCAACATGAAGTGTCCGTCTACGATGTCAGAGAAGGTCGTTACGCGATAGTTTCAAGGGAAGAAACCAATGATGACGGTGGAAACGAGTACACCGTTGAATACAGACGCCACCGGTGCTCATGCGGGAAATGGAAAATGCTTAGATTCCCTTGTTCCCATGCTATCGCCGTTTGA